One window of the Halorussus sp. MSC15.2 genome contains the following:
- the paaB gene encoding 1,2-phenylacetyl-CoA epoxidase subunit PaaB produces the protein MIWEVFRQEQSGDYHTHCGNVHAPDREMALMFAEVQHGRRKPTNSLWVVPQKEIGEVDTEEANFGGTTDKSYRWAQSYSFEAAAEEVADSESEQVQAEAERQRGDD, from the coding sequence ATGATTTGGGAAGTGTTCCGACAGGAGCAGTCCGGCGACTACCACACCCACTGCGGGAACGTCCACGCGCCGGACCGCGAGATGGCGCTCATGTTCGCCGAAGTTCAGCACGGACGGCGCAAGCCGACCAACAGCCTCTGGGTCGTTCCCCAGAAGGAAATCGGCGAAGTGGACACGGAGGAGGCCAACTTCGGCGGTACGACCGACAAGTCCTACCGGTGGGCGCAGTCGTACAGTTTCGAGGCCGCGGCCGAAGAGGTCGCGGACTCCGAGAGCGAGCAGGTGCAGGCCGAGGCCGAGCGCCAGCGGGGTGACGACTGA
- the paaE gene encoding 1,2-phenylacetyl-CoA epoxidase subunit PaaE codes for MRRPDPSVDTSGDETGAECPYCDSTDTEREHPKGPSLCRSMHYCNDCEQPFEKFE; via the coding sequence GTGCGACGACCCGACCCGAGCGTGGACACGTCCGGCGACGAGACGGGGGCCGAGTGCCCCTACTGCGACTCGACCGACACCGAGCGCGAGCATCCGAAGGGACCGTCGCTCTGCCGGTCGATGCACTACTGCAACGACTGCGAACAACCGTTCGAGAAGTTCGAGTAA
- the paaA gene encoding 1,2-phenylacetyl-CoA epoxidase subunit PaaA: MDIEQVKERAGPREFSPKDDLPEKYRKAATRMIQFHANSEIMGAYLERPFIRQAPSLDRKLAFSAKVQDEIGHGQLLYRAAESLGVKTREEMLDELANGEGKFLNCFHYPMESWVETPMIAFFVDGAAMRRQATLKQSSWEPYAHAMDKVCFEEGFHVKHGEAILYELMTGSKAEQEKTQAAFETWWPRIIQFFGPTDDKSTHHDFSADVGLKTMTNDELRNAFLSAYVPKAEKYGLEIPDEPRIRENGDGTYEVVEDDLDWEEFFTIAKNDSEGSHEQIGKRRRTQEAVEWVRNSMDDWEAKGAGQTPQAAD; the protein is encoded by the coding sequence ATGGACATCGAACAGGTGAAAGAGCGCGCCGGACCGCGCGAGTTCAGTCCGAAGGACGACCTCCCGGAGAAGTACCGAAAGGCCGCGACTCGGATGATTCAGTTCCACGCGAACAGCGAGATAATGGGGGCGTACCTCGAACGGCCCTTCATCCGGCAGGCCCCGAGCCTCGACCGGAAACTGGCGTTCTCGGCCAAGGTACAGGACGAAATCGGACACGGGCAACTGCTCTACCGGGCCGCCGAGTCGCTCGGCGTCAAGACCCGCGAGGAGATGCTCGACGAGTTGGCGAACGGGGAGGGCAAGTTCCTCAACTGCTTCCACTACCCGATGGAGTCGTGGGTCGAGACGCCCATGATAGCCTTCTTCGTGGACGGCGCGGCGATGCGCCGACAGGCCACGCTCAAGCAGAGTAGCTGGGAACCCTACGCCCACGCGATGGACAAGGTGTGCTTCGAGGAGGGGTTCCACGTCAAGCACGGCGAGGCCATCCTCTACGAACTCATGACCGGGTCGAAGGCCGAACAGGAGAAGACCCAAGCGGCCTTCGAGACGTGGTGGCCCCGCATCATCCAGTTCTTCGGCCCGACCGACGACAAGTCCACGCACCACGACTTCTCGGCCGACGTGGGCCTGAAGACGATGACCAACGACGAGTTGCGAAACGCCTTCCTCAGCGCCTACGTCCCGAAGGCCGAGAAGTACGGACTGGAGATTCCCGACGAACCCCGTATCCGCGAAAACGGCGACGGTACCTACGAGGTCGTGGAGGACGACCTCGACTGGGAGGAGTTCTTCACCATCGCGAAGAACGACTCCGAGGGGAGCCACGAGCAAATCGGCAAGCGGCGTCGCACGCAGGAGGCCGTCGAGTGGGTCCGGAACAGCATGGACGACTGGGAAGCGAAGGGCGCGGGCCAGACCCCGCAGGCGGCCGACTAA
- the paaC gene encoding 1,2-phenylacetyl-CoA epoxidase subunit PaaC: MTTAEQLPSPDDLSDEEREAVETLLFRLADDEFVLAERYTEWQVRAPTLESDLALANIAQDELGHARLWYDLLQDFGPDEPDLIWERPADRWHHSTLAELPYEEGDWADPVLRSYLYDVAEEIRLEALVDSSYARIRDRVGKIQGEEDYHREHAENWLERLTEDEAGRERVQSALDRLFPYALTVFEPTDEAVEGRIDDLGLRTESLADMRETWLDTVVPYLDGLGLDVDADADLPEELGRDTSHTDDWDDLWDEFTATYRELDRHEATRIMNDPDEVE; this comes from the coding sequence ATGACGACCGCCGAGCAACTGCCCAGTCCCGACGACCTCTCCGACGAGGAGCGCGAGGCGGTCGAGACCCTGTTGTTCCGTCTCGCCGACGACGAGTTCGTCCTCGCCGAGCGCTACACCGAGTGGCAGGTCCGAGCGCCGACGCTCGAATCCGACCTCGCGCTGGCCAACATCGCGCAGGACGAACTCGGGCACGCACGCCTCTGGTACGACCTGCTGCAGGACTTCGGTCCGGACGAACCCGACCTGATATGGGAGCGCCCCGCCGACCGATGGCATCACAGCACGCTGGCCGAACTCCCCTACGAAGAGGGCGACTGGGCCGACCCAGTCCTGCGGTCGTACCTCTACGACGTGGCCGAGGAGATTCGGCTCGAAGCCCTCGTCGATTCGTCGTACGCCCGCATCCGCGACCGGGTCGGCAAGATTCAGGGCGAAGAGGACTACCACCGCGAACACGCCGAGAACTGGCTGGAGCGACTCACCGAAGACGAAGCGGGCCGCGAGCGCGTTCAGAGCGCGCTGGACCGCCTGTTCCCGTACGCGCTGACCGTCTTCGAACCGACCGACGAGGCGGTCGAAGGCCGCATCGACGACCTCGGCCTGCGAACCGAATCGCTCGCGGACATGCGCGAGACGTGGCTCGACACCGTAGTGCCGTACCTCGACGGTCTCGGTCTCGACGTGGACGCGGACGCCGACCTCCCCGAAGAACTCGGTCGCGATACGTCCCATACCGACGACTGGGACGACCTCTGGGACGAGTTCACCGCGACCTACCGCGAACTCGACCGACACGAGGCGACTCGCATCATGAACGACCCCGACGAGGTGGAGTGA
- a CDS encoding fibrillarin-like rRNA/tRNA 2'-O-methyltransferase, with amino-acid sequence MTDLPEGVERRAFDGRERLATRGPPVYGEPTDEGWRCWDAGRSKLAAMVESGMDTGLAGGETVLYLGAASGTTVSHVADFSGPTYAVEFAPRPVRDLVGVAEDRQNLFPLLKDARKPESYAHVVESEVDAIVQDVATRGQARVAVENARFLREDGRLLAAIKARSEDVTRDPEDVFDDALANLRERYEVLATERLEPYHDDHLGVVARPK; translated from the coding sequence GTGACCGACCTTCCCGAGGGCGTCGAGCGCCGCGCCTTCGACGGACGCGAGCGTCTGGCGACGCGGGGGCCGCCGGTCTACGGCGAACCCACCGACGAGGGGTGGCGGTGCTGGGACGCCGGACGGTCGAAGCTCGCCGCGATGGTCGAGTCCGGCATGGACACCGGCCTCGCGGGCGGCGAGACGGTCCTCTACCTCGGCGCGGCCAGCGGGACGACCGTCAGCCACGTTGCCGACTTCTCCGGGCCGACCTACGCCGTGGAGTTCGCTCCCCGTCCGGTCCGAGATTTGGTGGGCGTCGCCGAGGACCGACAGAACCTCTTCCCCCTGTTGAAAGACGCCCGTAAACCCGAGAGCTACGCGCACGTCGTGGAGTCCGAGGTGGACGCCATCGTTCAGGACGTGGCGACGCGCGGACAGGCGCGCGTCGCTGTCGAGAACGCCCGGTTCCTCCGGGAGGACGGTCGCCTGCTCGCGGCCATCAAGGCCCGCAGCGAGGACGTGACTCGCGACCCCGAGGACGTGTTCGACGACGCGCTGGCCAACCTCCGGGAGCGCTACGAGGTGCTGGCGACCGAACGACTCGAACCGTACCACGACGACCACCTCGGCGTCGTGGCCCGACCGAAGTGA
- a CDS encoding helix-turn-helix domain-containing protein produces the protein MIDECLVVEFSVTGDDCPLADASRKTGVTVDARPPQLRRDDNALLRFSAGDAADDLAAVLDADERIRYLHTSRTDGATNFRCLSKHPCVVHELTDAGFMAETLQYREGVERHTGAVVGHDVLQGVLAAAAETVGVSLERVSPLGSEDDDAVAQRWDLTSAQEVALRTALEMGYFEVPRSATASDVADELGISKSAFLERLHRGQATLFTQILQS, from the coding sequence GTGATAGACGAGTGCCTCGTCGTGGAGTTCAGCGTGACCGGCGACGACTGCCCCCTCGCGGACGCGTCCCGGAAAACGGGCGTCACCGTCGATGCCCGACCGCCGCAACTCCGGCGCGACGACAACGCGCTCCTCCGATTCTCCGCAGGGGACGCGGCCGACGACCTCGCCGCCGTCCTCGACGCCGACGAGCGAATCCGTTACCTCCACACCTCCCGGACCGACGGCGCGACCAACTTTCGGTGTCTCTCGAAACACCCCTGCGTCGTCCACGAACTGACCGACGCGGGGTTCATGGCCGAGACGCTCCAGTACCGGGAGGGAGTCGAGCGCCACACCGGCGCGGTCGTGGGCCACGACGTGTTACAGGGCGTCCTCGCGGCGGCCGCCGAGACCGTGGGCGTCTCGCTCGAACGGGTCTCTCCGCTCGGGAGCGAGGACGACGACGCGGTCGCCCAGCGGTGGGACCTGACGTCCGCCCAAGAGGTCGCGCTCCGGACCGCGCTGGAGATGGGCTACTTCGAGGTCCCGCGCAGCGCGACTGCGAGCGACGTCGCCGACGAGTTGGGAATTAGCAAGTCGGCGTTTCTGGAGCGCCTCCATCGCGGACAGGCGACGCTGTTCACCCAGATACTCCAGTCGTAA
- a CDS encoding PaaI family thioesterase: MDVENFFEEMPFADLLGVEVTEVEDGHAEGEVEMREELSWNADRMMAHGGVTFTLADTVGGAALVSLVDQPVPTIDMRIDYLEAGTGDLRAEADVVRCGSDVGVVDVDVFAEDGTQVADARGVYKTG, encoded by the coding sequence ATGGACGTGGAGAACTTCTTCGAGGAGATGCCGTTCGCCGACCTGCTCGGTGTCGAAGTGACCGAAGTCGAGGACGGCCACGCCGAGGGCGAGGTGGAGATGCGGGAGGAACTGTCGTGGAACGCCGACCGCATGATGGCTCACGGCGGCGTCACGTTCACGCTGGCCGACACCGTGGGCGGCGCGGCGCTGGTCTCGCTGGTGGACCAGCCGGTTCCGACCATCGACATGCGCATCGACTACCTCGAAGCGGGGACCGGCGACCTGCGCGCCGAGGCCGACGTGGTCCGGTGCGGGAGCGACGTGGGCGTCGTGGACGTAGACGTGTTCGCAGAGGACGGAACGCAGGTCGCCGACGCGCGCGGCGTCTACAAGACGGGATAG
- a CDS encoding twin-arginine translocation signal domain-containing protein produces the protein MTGEEFTDGESDFERRSFLKALGAGSGVIGFSGLASADDTLSVSGSELVSADRAAAEFDAATSYDYYTRLAEFMAGDSLEAYTENVFGYRIETSDEELNARNPVILSLPYRGPEGKQQGFLWVTQIDDADGNRRPNGGVGTSVETVDGEHRHRIYGWENEAPAILASEPVSSTSTSNFTTQSWCSACTWVIDVICDYGLYWLGEEGCNYICWSYKCEQSCEALIDWLNRWLCSWYSPEDICSAAGAC, from the coding sequence ATGACCGGAGAAGAGTTCACCGACGGCGAATCGGACTTCGAGCGACGGTCGTTCCTGAAAGCACTTGGTGCAGGTTCGGGCGTCATCGGGTTCAGCGGCCTCGCAAGCGCCGACGACACGCTCAGTGTAAGCGGCTCTGAACTCGTCTCGGCCGACCGAGCAGCCGCCGAGTTCGACGCTGCAACGAGTTACGATTACTACACCCGGCTCGCGGAGTTCATGGCGGGCGATTCCTTGGAGGCGTACACCGAGAACGTCTTCGGATACCGAATCGAGACCAGCGACGAGGAACTGAACGCGCGTAATCCAGTCATCCTCAGTCTCCCCTACCGTGGCCCGGAAGGCAAACAACAGGGCTTCCTCTGGGTCACCCAGATAGACGACGCCGACGGGAATCGGCGACCGAACGGCGGCGTGGGAACCTCCGTCGAGACCGTCGACGGCGAGCACCGCCATCGTATCTACGGATGGGAAAACGAGGCGCCAGCAATCCTCGCGTCCGAACCCGTCAGTAGCACGAGCACCAGCAACTTCACCACCCAGAGCTGGTGTTCGGCCTGCACGTGGGTCATAGATGTCATCTGTGACTACGGTCTATACTGGCTGGGCGAAGAGGGCTGTAACTACATCTGCTGGTCGTACAAGTGCGAGCAGAGCTGTGAAGCCCTCATCGACTGGCTCAATAGGTGGCTGTGCAGTTGGTACAGTCCGGAAGATATCTGTTCGGCGGCAGGCGCCTGTTGA
- a CDS encoding NOP5/NOP56 family protein: protein MTDDGTRSGESDAPRTAGDEGDATPERAGWFEDLAPDDTEAGAASIRDGRADAPEDWPRRAVESGFADDESDYYDKLREASVRAAREAAAERERADDQQLVHAVRAMDDAAAQANELAERVAEWAGSRDADAGTGVEYARELAARDPASPTEERLISLARRTADLADESDALREFIERETADVAPNLAAMAGPVLASRLISLAGGLESLAKKPAGTVQVLGAEDALFAHLRGRAPSPKHGVIFTHEYVRGTRPEKRGSAARTLAGKLTIAARVDHYSGERKPELDEELRRRMDQIRGRNDAGDGDGSEQTGDADGTEQEGEA from the coding sequence ATGACCGACGACGGAACTCGTTCGGGGGAGAGCGACGCGCCCCGAACCGCCGGCGACGAGGGGGACGCGACCCCCGAGCGCGCCGGATGGTTCGAGGACCTCGCTCCCGACGACACCGAGGCGGGCGCGGCCAGCATCCGCGACGGGCGGGCCGACGCGCCGGAGGACTGGCCCCGGCGAGCGGTCGAATCGGGGTTCGCCGACGACGAGAGCGACTACTACGACAAACTCCGCGAGGCGTCCGTGCGAGCGGCGCGCGAGGCCGCGGCCGAGCGCGAGCGCGCGGACGACCAGCAACTCGTCCACGCGGTCCGGGCGATGGACGACGCCGCGGCGCAGGCCAACGAACTCGCCGAGCGCGTCGCCGAGTGGGCCGGGAGTCGGGACGCCGACGCCGGGACCGGCGTGGAGTACGCCCGGGAACTCGCCGCACGCGACCCGGCGTCGCCGACCGAGGAGCGACTGATTTCGCTGGCTCGCCGGACCGCCGACCTCGCCGACGAGAGCGACGCGCTCCGGGAGTTCATCGAGCGCGAGACGGCCGACGTCGCGCCGAACCTCGCGGCGATGGCCGGGCCGGTTCTCGCGTCGCGGTTGATATCGCTCGCGGGCGGACTCGAATCGCTCGCTAAGAAACCGGCGGGGACCGTACAGGTTCTCGGCGCAGAGGACGCGCTGTTCGCGCACCTCCGCGGGCGCGCCCCCTCGCCCAAGCACGGCGTCATCTTCACCCACGAGTACGTCCGGGGGACCCGACCGGAGAAGCGCGGGTCGGCGGCCCGGACCCTCGCCGGGAAACTCACCATCGCGGCGCGCGTGGACCACTACTCCGGCGAACGCAAACCCGAACTGGACGAGGAGTTACGGCGACGCATGGACCAGATTCGGGGACGAAACGACGCCGGAGATGGAGACGGAAGCGAGCAGACGGGAGACGCGGACGGGACCGAGCAGGAGGGCGAAGCGTGA